The genomic region CCAGGTCTAGGAGAATATGAAAACATATAACCATAATTATATTTTACTTCATTCATTAAACTAATTGTTTCTTGATGATCTTTTTCATCTTCATTACAAAATCCAGTCATAATATCATGAGATATAGAACATTCAGGAATTATAAATTTAATTTTTTTAATTAAAGAAAGATATTGTTTACGAGTATATTTTCTATTCATTAATTTTAATATTTTATCGCTACCAGATTGGACTGGTAAATGAATATGTTTACATATATTAGAATGTTTTGATATTACTTCTATTACTTTATTAGACATATCATGTGGATTAGAAGTAGAAAAACGAATTCTCATAAAAGGTATTTCTATAGCTAATAAATCTAAAAGTTTAGAAAAATCTATTATTTTTTTTTTTTCAGTGTATATTTTTTTATAAATTCTTTTTTTTAATCCATCATTACCCAACCATACGTAAGAATCTACATTTTGACCTAAAAGAGTTACTTCTTTAAATCCTTTTTTATATAAAGTTTTACATTCTTTAATTATAGAATATGGATCACGACTAATTTCTCTTCCTCTTGTAAAGGGAACTATACAAAAAGTACACATGTTATCACATCCTCTTGTTATACTTAAAAATGCTGTTATTTTATTTTTTTTTCTAAATGGCTTTATATTGTCATAGGTTTCTTTTTTAGATGAAAAAATATGAGAAATTTTTTCTCCTTTCATAGATAAACTAATTATACTAGGTATTTTTTTATAGTAATCTGGTCCAATTGTAAAATTAATCAAATTATTATCTAAAAAATTTTTTTTCATTGAATTTGATAAACAACCCAAAATACCGAATAATATAGGTTTTTCTTTTTTTAAATATTGTAATTTTTGTAATCTATTTTTTATAGCTAATTCTACTTTAGTTCTTATAGAACAAGAATTTAATAAAATTATATTTGCTATTTTCAAATTTTCTGTTAAAAAAAATCCATTATTTAATAATATAGAAGTAACTATTTCATTATCAGAAATATTCATTTGACATCCATAACTTTCTATATAAAAAAAATGTTTTTTAAATACTAAATTTTTTTCATTCATTATTAATTAATTTCTTTAAAAATTTAAAGATAAAAAAAAATGTCATTATGTCATATATAATGTAAAATTATTATTATTTATAAATTATGGAATTTGAAGTATTTTTTTAGCGTAAATAATCATTTTTTTATCTCCCGTAGATTTTTCTTTTACATTAGAAAGTTTAATAACAGATATCCATTTTTTTTTTGGAATCGCTTTTACCATTTTAATAACTATATTCATTGATGGAGGTCCAACATCATTGGTGAAATTAGTTCCTATACAAAAAAATGGAATAATTTTATTTTTACAAAAAGAGGAAATATAAGTTATTTTATACGGATTAAGATTATCGGAAAATATAATTTTTTTTTGTAATGGATTGATTTTAAATTTTTTATAATGTTTTATAGTTTCCTCAATAAAAAAAATTGGATCTCCACTATCATGTCTAATACCTTCAAAAATATTTGCTAAGTTTTGATCAAAATTTTTAAAAAAAATCGGAGTAGTATATGTATCAGATAAAGCTATACCTAAATTTTTTCCATATATATTTAACCAATTTTTCATAGAAATTTTATCAGCCATATTAAATCCATATTTAGCTGCATGAAACATTACCCATTCATGTCCTTGAGTCCCAATAGGTTTTATTGATAAAATATGGGATAAATGTACATTACTAGTACCTATAAAAAAAGATGGAGCTTCTTTTTTTATAAATTTTAAAACTAATTTATGTATTTGATATGAAAATCTTCTTCTAGTTCCGTATTCTCCAATTTTTATATTTAATTTTTTATATTTATTTAATTTTTCTTTCGTTAAAAAAAGAATTTTTTTATTTGAAATTCGTTTTGCATCTGTTAATTGATAATATAATTCAGATATTATTGCCATTAAAGGTACTTCCCATAAAATAGTTCTATGCCATAATCCTTCTATATGTATTTGTATATTTTTTCCTTTTTGAGATATATTAACTTCTTTTGGATTATATTGATATTTTTTTAAAAAATCAAGATAAGTAGAATCTAAATAAGGACAATTTTTTTCTAAAAAAATCCTTTCTTCATTTGATAATTTTAGATCCGACATTTTATCAAGATTTTTTTTTAAAAGATTAGCAAAATTTCTTGGAAAAGAATGTTTTCCACGATTTATAAATTCATATTTAGTTTTTACTAAAGGAAATAATTTTATTACAGCATTTTGCATAGTAAATTTATAAAAATCATTATCTAATAAAGAAGATACAATAGAAAATTCATTCATTATATTCATTAAATATAATCTTCGATAATTATTATTATTTGGAATACCTAAAAATAAAAAATTTTTTCAAAAAATTTTGTTTTTTTTATATATGAAGTTAAAAAACTTCTTCAATAAGAATATTTTTCTTTTAGAAAAAATATTTCTCTAAATTTGCTTTTAAAACAATTTATTTTTTAATTATGGATTATACGAAATTATACGTTGGCAATTTATCTTATGATATGACAGAACAAGAATTAAAAGAATATTTTGAATCTATAGGAGAAGTTATTAACGCAAAAATTATTTTTGACGAATCTACTTCTAATAAAAGAAGTAAAGGATTTGGATTTATAGAAATGTCTAATGAAGAAAATGCTAAACAAGCTATAGAAAAATTAAATGGAACAGAATTTATGGGAAGAAATATTATTGTTTCTGTAGCTAGACCAAGGATAAAAAGAGATTAATTCTTTTTTTATTTTTCTATACGTCTACATCTGTATTTATATAAATAAAAATAAAAAAAATACTGAAATATTAATAATAATGTTAGTGAATTCACTATATGGATTTTTATGAAAAAATTATATGGAACAGGTGTAGCGTTAGTTACTCCTTTTAAAAAAAATAGAAAAATTGATTTTAATGGACTTGAAAAGCTTTTAAAATATATAGAAGATAAAGTGGATTATTTAATAATATTAGGTACTACAGCAGAAACTTCTACTTTAGAAGAAAATGAAAAAAAAGATATAATTGAATGTATTAAAAATTCCAATTATAAAAAAATACCTTTAATATTAGGAATAGGAGGTAATAATACAGAAAATGTTATCAAAAAAATAAAAAGTATAAATTTATCAGATTTTTTAGCAATTCTTTCTATTTCTCCTTATTATAATAATCCATCTCAAGAAGGAATATATCAACATTTTAAATCTATTATTAATAATACAGATGCCAATATAATCGTTTATAATGTTCCTAAGAGAACAGGATCAAATGTTTTTCCTGAAACAATTATTCGTTTAGCTAATGATTTTAATAGAATTATAGGAATAAAAGAAGCATCTGGTAATATTTTACAATCTTATAAGATTATAAAAAAAAAACCAAAAAATTTTAGTGTGATAGCAGGAGATGATTTTATTTCTTTGCCTTTAATACTAGGTGGAGGAAATGGAATTATATCTGTAATAGCTCAAGGATTTCCAGATAAAATATCTAAAATGATTTCTTTAGCGAAAAGTAATAAAGTTAAAGAAGCTTTTTCAATTTTTTATGAAATTTTTAATATGATTTATCTTATTTATGAAGAAGGAAATCCTACAGGAATAAAAACTTTTTTGGAGATTATAGGTATATGTAGTTCATATGTAAGATTACCATTATTAAGTGGAACTTATAATTTAAAAAAAAAAATGGAATTTTTATTAAAAAAACTATAAATTAATTATTTAATTTTTATTATGTTTAGTAAAAAAATACAAGTAGAATTAAAAAAACAATTAAATAGAGAATTAGAATCTTCTCAATTATATTTATCTATGGCATCTTGGGTTGAATATAAATATGGTGGTCTTGATGGAATATATAATTTTTTATATGATCATTCGGATGAAGAAAGAAGACATATGTTGAAGTTAATAAAGTATATTAATAAAAGAGGAGGATATGTGGATAATTTTAATAAAAGTGAATATTATATTTTTGAAAAAATTTCATATAATTCTTTGATGAATTTATTTTATAAATTATTTGAACATGAAAAAAAAAATTCTTTGGAAATTAATTTTTTAGTTGAATTATCATTACAGGAAAAAGATTTTTTTACATATAATTTTTTACAATGGTATGTCGAAGAACAAATAGAAGAAGAAGTTTTAATAAAAAAAATATTGGATAAAATTGAATTAATTGGAGAAGATAAAGGTGGTTTATATTTATTTAATCATGATATTAAAAATTTTTATTCAAAAAAATTTGGAAAAAATTAGATAATTATGAATTATAACAAAATTATTTTTTTTTTATTATTTATAATAACTGGATGTTATGATGGAAAACATTTATCAAAATGGAATACTAATTTTTATAATAAAAAAAATGAAATTTCTATATTAGAAAATATTTTTCGAAAATTGAATCTTTTTTCAAAAAAAAAGTATTTAGAAAATAATTATGAGGAAAATGAATCATTTAAACGTGGATTGACTTATTATTTTAAATCTTTAAATTTCGATTTAGATCAAAAGAAAACTAAAGAAGCAATTGAAGTCTTAAATAAATTTATTAAAGCATATCCAAATAGTTCGAAATTAGAAGAAATTAATGAAATTTTAAATAAATTATCAAAAAGACTTGAAAAAAAAGATTATTATATTGCTAATACATATTTTTTTATGAAAAAATACCAATCATCTTTAATTTATTTTCAAAATTTTTTAAATAATTTTCCAAAAAGTAATTTTAAAGAAGATGTTTTATACAAAATTTGTTTAATTACATATAAACTTTCTATTAATAAAAAAGAAAATCAAAAAAATAAAATTTCAAATTTTATTGATGCATATTATAAATATGTAAAATTATATCCAAATTCTTCTAATATAAAAAAATTAAAAATTTTTATGAAAAATTATTAAAATAATGAATTTTAAAGAAATTAAAGCTCCAATAAATACAGAAACAATAGATCGTGAAGAATTAGAAAAAAAATCCGGAAAAAATATTTATGGAACTATTTGTATTTTAGACAAAATTAGTCAAAAAATTAGTCAAAAAATTAAAGAAAATTTAGATAAAAAATTGGAAGAATTCAATTTTATAAATAAAAATAATTTAGAAGAAATTTTTGAAAATAAGGAACAAATAGATTTATCTAAATTTTATGAAAAACTTCCAAAATCTACATCTATTTCTATTCAATATTTATTAGATAATAAAATAAAAATTAATTAATAATATTTTCATAATCTTCTAAAAATTTTTTCAGTCCTATTTTTGTTAATGGATGGTTAAATAAAGATAGAATTATTTTTAATGGAGATGTTACTGCAT from Blattabacterium sp. (Cryptocercus punctulatus) str. Cpu harbors:
- the bamD gene encoding outer membrane protein assembly factor BamD: MNYNKIIFFLLFIITGCYDGKHLSKWNTNFYNKKNEISILENIFRKLNLFSKKKYLENNYEENESFKRGLTYYFKSLNFDLDQKKTKEAIEVLNKFIKAYPNSSKLEEINEILNKLSKRLEKKDYYIANTYFFMKKYQSSLIYFQNFLNNFPKSNFKEDVLYKICLITYKLSINKKENQKNKISNFIDAYYKYVKLYPNSSNIKKLKIFMKNY
- the dapA gene encoding 4-hydroxy-tetrahydrodipicolinate synthase, with the translated sequence MKKLYGTGVALVTPFKKNRKIDFNGLEKLLKYIEDKVDYLIILGTTAETSTLEENEKKDIIECIKNSNYKKIPLILGIGGNNTENVIKKIKSINLSDFLAILSISPYYNNPSQEGIYQHFKSIINNTDANIIVYNVPKRTGSNVFPETIIRLANDFNRIIGIKEASGNILQSYKIIKKKPKNFSVIAGDDFISLPLILGGGNGIISVIAQGFPDKISKMISLAKSNKVKEAFSIFYEIFNMIYLIYEEGNPTGIKTFLEIIGICSSYVRLPLLSGTYNLKKKMEFLLKKL
- a CDS encoding RNA-binding protein — its product is MDYTKLYVGNLSYDMTEQELKEYFESIGEVINAKIIFDESTSNKRSKGFGFIEMSNEENAKQAIEKLNGTEFMGRNIIVSVARPRIKRD
- the miaB gene encoding tRNA (N6-isopentenyl adenosine(37)-C2)-methylthiotransferase MiaB codes for the protein MNEKNLVFKKHFFYIESYGCQMNISDNEIVTSILLNNGFFLTENLKIANIILLNSCSIRTKVELAIKNRLQKLQYLKKEKPILFGILGCLSNSMKKNFLDNNLINFTIGPDYYKKIPSIISLSMKGEKISHIFSSKKETYDNIKPFRKKNKITAFLSITRGCDNMCTFCIVPFTRGREISRDPYSIIKECKTLYKKGFKEVTLLGQNVDSYVWLGNDGLKKRIYKKIYTEKKKIIDFSKLLDLLAIEIPFMRIRFSTSNPHDMSNKVIEVISKHSNICKHIHLPVQSGSDKILKLMNRKYTRKQYLSLIKKIKFIIPECSISHDIMTGFCNEDEKDHQETISLMNEVKYNYGYMFSYSPRPGTYSYNKLENNVPEFIKKKRLQEIINLQRDHSIFQMKKYIGKIQEVLIEGESKKNNQYWYGKNTQNIVIVFPKKTYKIGETVFIKIIDYTSATLIGIGIEKK
- the pncB gene encoding nicotinate phosphoribosyltransferase; amino-acid sequence: MNEFSIVSSLLDNDFYKFTMQNAVIKLFPLVKTKYEFINRGKHSFPRNFANLLKKNLDKMSDLKLSNEERIFLEKNCPYLDSTYLDFLKKYQYNPKEVNISQKGKNIQIHIEGLWHRTILWEVPLMAIISELYYQLTDAKRISNKKILFLTKEKLNKYKKLNIKIGEYGTRRRFSYQIHKLVLKFIKKEAPSFFIGTSNVHLSHILSIKPIGTQGHEWVMFHAAKYGFNMADKISMKNWLNIYGKNLGIALSDTYTTPIFFKNFDQNLANIFEGIRHDSGDPIFFIEETIKHYKKFKINPLQKKIIFSDNLNPYKITYISSFCKNKIIPFFCIGTNFTNDVGPPSMNIVIKMVKAIPKKKWISVIKLSNVKEKSTGDKKMIIYAKKILQIP
- a CDS encoding ferritin — translated: MFSKKIQVELKKQLNRELESSQLYLSMASWVEYKYGGLDGIYNFLYDHSDEERRHMLKLIKYINKRGGYVDNFNKSEYYIFEKISYNSLMNLFYKLFEHEKKNSLEINFLVELSLQEKDFFTYNFLQWYVEEQIEEEVLIKKILDKIELIGEDKGGLYLFNHDIKNFYSKKFGKN